CCTGGGTCAACGCCGCGCGGTTTTTCAGCACCAGCTTGCTGATTCCCAATTTGTAATTGGTCGCTTCCGGATGTTTGCCCGTGTTGACGAAGCTGATCGTGTGGGTTCCTTTGGTCAGCCGGAATTCGCCCAGATCGACCGGCTCCGGCGAGGAGGACGTGCCGTAGAAATCGTGTTCCTTCACCTTCTTGCCGTCGATCCGAATCTCATACCGGCCGTAACCGGTCGATTCCAGGGGAAACACCAGCAGTCGGTAACGATCCGTGGAGGGAACCCGGAAAGCGAAGGAGATTCTTCTCCCTTTCCGAGCCGCTTCCAGCTGCACGGCACCGGCGTTGTCATAATAGTCCTCGGGGATGTCGAAGGCCTCGGGGAGGCGTTTTCCCAGCTCGTCGGTTTCCAGGTGAATCCGGCCGAGGAAATCGGTCACTTCCGCTGTGGCGTCAATTCGCTTAAGCTCCGAGAACTTGTAGGTGATCCCCCGGTCGGAGGGCGGCTTTCCGTCGCGCAGGGCGGCGAAGCCGAAGCCGGAAAGGTTTATGCTGCCGGGATTGAAGGGACCCTCTTCATCGATGACGCGCTCGATGTCCCGGACCACCTTTTCCGGATCCGCGGAAAAGATATCCCCGTGAAGGCCGTCGGTGGTGTTGCCGTTCAGCAGGTGGGCCAGTTGGGCGTAAACGGGTTTTCGATACTTTTCAAAGGCCTTGACGTGTTCCTGGACCGTTCCGACGATCCCGGGATTCCCCGTCTTGAAGGAGTCGCCGATGGTGGGGGTGTAGTTGTTCACCATCACCAGCGGGTAACGGGTGTCGAACATCTTCCGTAACTTGACGTTGTTGTACAGGTCGGCCTTCGGATAGCGGTCGTATCCCTGCAATACATCGGCCACGTCCATGATTTGCTGCAACCAGTAGCTGTTGTATTCGGTGGAGGGTTCGTCGCCGAACCCGTCCCGATCCACCTGATTGACGAGGGTGGTCATCACGTTCCCGCCGGTCAGGTGCCAGTCGGGGGTGGAATAGAGTCCCCCGGTCTGAAACACCCAATCGATCCACGCTTCCGTCGTTCCCGGCTCGTCCAGCACCACGGCGGCCATGGCCAGCGCCCGCTGGTGCATCCCGAAGTTGCCGCGGATCTGGGCGTTTTTTACAGCCGGGAAGATCTGCCGCACCAGGTTGTCCTCGATGTTTTTGCGGACGGCGTCGGCGGTGTCCTTCGGGTTGTCCAGCTTGTATTCCCTGGCTTTATCCCGGAGGAACTCCACCGCCCCGGATTCCTCCACCACCGGGAAGAAGGCGTCGTAAGCCGACAGATAATTGGGAACCGCGGTCGCTTCCCAGATGCTTCCCCGGATTTTGCCCTTTCCGGTTCCGCCGTGGGAGTTGAGGAAGCCGTCCTCTTCCTTGTAGACGGAAACGTCCATCTCCGGATACACATCGGCGACGCGGTCCAGGAGGATGATGCCGGCCCGGGCGTAACGCAGGTCGCCGGTGTAGAGATAAGCGTCCCGGAAGGCCCGGATGGCGTTGTCCACCACGCCGCCGTGCCAGACGTGCCAGTGGTTGTAGTAGGCGATGAAGGTCCAGCGGTTCCCCTCTTCATCCACCCATCCAAAGCCGTCATCCACCCCCCAGTCGGGCCCCTTTTCCGGGTAAAGTTCGTTGATCAGAAAACGCTTGTCGGCCCGTTTGGGGTCAAAGATGCCGTGCTCGTCCAAGCCGCTTTTGTAGTAGGATTCGAAGTCGTTGGTGGGGAATTTGTATCCGCTGCTGGGATCGGTCAGTTTCCAGGGTTCGTTCAGCGGGTCCGCCAGCCATCCCCGGTATCCGTACTTTTCGTTGAATTCCTTGCCGGTGATGGGGGAGCCCAATTCATAGTTGACCGCGTAACTGCGCGGGAGGGACTGGGGTGTCACCATTTCCCACAGCCGCTCTTCGCCGTAGCCCAGGTATTTTTCGGCTTCCTGGACGGCGTTGTCCCGCATTTTGCGCGCCCAGTCATACCGCTGTATGTTTTTGCGGGCGTTGGCCACCTTCTCGTCGGTGTATATCGTGCTCCGGGTTTTGCCGCCTTCCCCCTCGGACGGCTGGGCGCGGGCGGGAAGTTTGAAAAGGGGAAGCAGAAGCAACAGCAGGGCAAGGAGGATGAGGAAATGTTTCACCCGAATGACTCCTTTTCCCAATTTTGAATTTTTCATAAATAAAAATAGCGAAGGGGCCCGCCGGATGCAAGTCCATTGATTGTCGAAAATTCCGGCGCTTTTTCCCCGCGTCATTTCGTCATTTTCCGGTCATTTTTCCGTTTTTATAATTTAAATGACCCGAGATCGGGATCTTCCTTCGCGTTCATGTCCGCGCCCCTTTCGGCGGACGCGGGCACGGGATTCTACTTTCTGGAAAAAGGAGCGGTGAAGTTGAAAATTTCCCGGATCGATGTGTTCCCGTTGCGACTGCCGATGAAACAAAACTTTTTGATCACCGGCGGTTCCGTGGGAGGAGTGGATCAGGGGGCGCCCCATGTGTACGTGCGGGTGGTGGACGACCAGGGAGTGGAAGGATGGGGAGAGGCGCGTCCCAGCCATCGATGGAGCGACGAGACGCTGGAGTCGGTGGTGACCACCCTAAGGCGATACATCGCTCCCGCGCTGACGGGCGTGGATGCGGAGGACCTCGAGACGGTGCATCGGATCATGAACCGGGAAATCAAGGGCGCGCTCGGCATCGGCCAGCCCATCGCCAAAGCGGCGGTGGACACGGCCCTCCACGATCTGATCGGCAAAGGGCGGAACGTCCGCCTGTCCGGATTGTGGTTGGGTCCCTTCCGGGACACCCTCCGCCTCTCGTATCTGATCAGCACCCCCGATCCGGAGGAGGCGGCGGAAAAGGCGCGGCATGCCCGGGAAGCGGGTTTTCGGGGAGTGGATGTCAAGATCGGGCTGGATCCCCGCCGGGACGTCGAGGTGCTGGAAGCGGTGAAGGCGGCGGCGCCGGATCTGTTTTTCCGGGTGGACGCCAACCAGGCGTACACCCTGCCCCAGGCGGTCCGGCTGGCCAAGCGGATGGAAGCGTTGGGGGTGGACGTCTTTGAACAGCCCCTGCCGGCCGGCGATCTGTTTGGCCACGCCGAACTGCGCCGCAAGATCCACCTGCCCGTGGCGTTGGACGAAAGCGTCTGGACGCCCGGCGATGTGATCCGGGCGGTTCGCCTTGGGGCCTGCGACGCGATCGTGGTCAAATGCACCAAGATGGGCGGGCTGAGCGGCGCGAAGCGGTGCGGCGAGATCGCCCGGGAAGCCGGATTGGAGCTGTTGGGGGGCGGGCTGACGGAATCCAGCCTGGGACTTGCGGCCAGCGCCCACCTGTTCAACTATCTGGGAATTGAAACCCCCGTCGATCTGAACGGCCCCTTTTTCCTGAAGGAGGATCCCGTGAGGGAAGGGCCGCAGATTCTGCAGGGAGGAACGGTCCGCCTCCCGGACCGCCCCGGGATCGGATGCCGGGTGGAGGAGGCGGATGTGGAGCGGTATCTGGCGGAGTGATGGGGCAAAACCCGAAAAAATTCCGGCCGATGCGTCCCGCGCATGGACGGCGGGGACGCGCCGGCCTTTTTTGTGGCCGGAAATCCGGGGTGGGCTTCCTTTCCGCTGGCAAGGGGATCCGGCCGAAAATGGCGGGAGGTGGCGTGGACAGCCTCCTTTCCCGACCAGGCGGCTGTGAAAGGATCTTTGGAGAAAATGAGAAAAAAGCGCCGGGTGACGGCGATGGCCCGGACGACCCGGCGGTTCCGCCGGACGGAGCCTCCTTTTCGGTGATCCGGGGGACGCCCCCTGACGGTCCGGTTGTTCATCTTGTGTGACGGTCTTGCGGTGATCGGGATCGCCTGGTTCCGATCACCGCCGCCGTGATCGGCTTTTTCACGGAGTGGGAGCACTGCGGAAACGGTCCGGGTGACCGATTCCTTTTTCAGGGAGAAGAGGGAAGCGGCCGGGCGGTCATGCGGCGCGCTATCTTCCGGTCCGGACCGGGGCCGGATTGTGGAGGCGGGCCCTCCGCCTTCCGGATTTTCACCGCTCCCCGGGAAGGCCGGCTCAAGGGGTTTCCGGAGATGATGCTGACGGGCGGATGAGCCCGGGCTGCAGGGGGCATCCGGCGGGTTTAGACGTCCGCTCGCGGGAAAGGGTCGGGATTGAAGGCCGGGGTTTCATCCCGAAGGGTCAAAGCCGGGCGCCGTTTCAACCCGCGGCCTTTCACCACGCCGTTTTGCGCTCATTTCAGTCCCGACAGGGCAATTCCCTGGGTGAAATACCGTTGGAAAAACAGGTAGACCAGGAATGTGGGGATGAAGGATATGGCCGCGCTGGCCATCTGCAGACCGAAGTTCCCCTCTTTGCCCAGCAGCGTGGCCAACCCGACGGTCAAGGGATACATTTCTTCCGAGTTGGTGAAGATCAGCGGAGTGAAAAGGTCGTTCCAGTTGCCGATAAAGGCGAAGGTTCCGACCGCCGCCATTGCCGGCTTGGACAAGGGGAGAATGACGTGGAAAAAGATCTTGAGGTCGCCGGCCCCGTCCATCTTGGCCGCGTCATCCAGTTCCCTGGGGATCGACTGCATAAACTGGCGCATGAGAAACACACCCAGAATGCCCCACAACTCCGGAATGATGAACACCCAATACGTGTTGATCCACCCCAGCCATGAAAACAGGATGTAATTGGGAATGATCAGCATCTGCCTCGGCACCATGATGATGGCCATCAGAATCCAGAATATCGTTTCCTTCCAGGGAAAATCCTTTCGCGCAAAGATGTATCCGATCAGGGTGCAGAAGAACACCTGGGATGCGACGGGAACGACCGTGATGATCACCGAATTGAGAAACCAGCGGAGGAACGATTCTTCCCGGAGGATGACGGTATAGTTGTCCCAGGTGAAATCCCGCGGAATCCAGAAAAGGGGATCTGCGACGAACTCCGGAATATCGTTGAAGGATCCGCCCAGCATGACGAGAAACGGGCCGAAGTAAACCGCGGCGAAAAGGGCCAGAAGAAGGTAGAGGGCTGTTTTTTTCAGGGGGCCGGTCAACGTGTGTTTCGGCAACGATGGGTCCTCCTTTCAGGGGCTTGTCGATCGGGATTTTAATAAAAGCTGATTTCCCTGCCGAGGAATTTTCGCTGAATCAGGGAGACGGACAGGATGATCATGAAGAGCAGGTAGGCGAGGACGCTGGCGTAACCCAGCTGAAGAAATTGAAATCCCGTCTGGTACATGTAATAGACGATGGTCGTGGTGGCGTAATTGGGTCCGCCGTCCGTCAGGAGAAACGCGGAATCAAACACTTGGAACGATCCGATGGTCGTCACCACCGCCACATAAAAATGGGTCGGTTTGAGCAGGGGAAACGTGATGTACCAGAACCGGCGCCAGCCCGTGGCTCCGTCGATGGCCGCCGCTTCGTACAGATGATCGGGGATCCCTTTCAAGCCGGCCAGATAATAGATCATCATCCCTCCCGACACTTTAAAAACACTGAGCATCGCCAAAACGATCAATGCCAGCCGCTCGTCGGAGAAATAAACTTGCGGCGGGATGCCGAACCAACCGAGGATGTAATTGACGATCCCGTCCTCGGACCCTTTGAACAGCCAGGCCCAAATCCCGGCGATCACCACAAAGGAGGTGACGACGGGCAAAAAAAAAGATCCCCTTGAAGAATCCCGCTCCGTGAAGCTTCTGGTGAACAAGCAGGGCGAGGATCAGGCCCATCGCCATCGTCGGCACCACGTAATACAGGGTGAACAGCGTGGTATTCCACAGGGAGCGCCAAGCCAAGTCGTCGGAGATCAGCCGCTCCCAGTTTTTCAGACCGACGAATTCCGGCTCCCCGATGATCGGCCAGTTCATGAAACTGAGCAAGAAGCTTCCGATGAGAGGGAGGGCTTGAAAAATCAGAAAATGGACCAATACGGGAATCATCACGATATACACCAGCGCATTTTTCCGCCACTCTTTTTTCAGCCGCTCCACCCAAGAGGCGCGGGCGGACAAGGGGATCCGTTCCATCCGCATCCTCCTTCCACGATGACGTTCCTTGAAGTGGAGAGGCCGCTCCCGCGCATGTCGGTTGAAACCGGAGCGGCCATTTTGTTTTCGGGGACCGAAGATCAGGAGCCGTTTTGTTCAATGGTCTGCCGGATGCTTTTTTCCAGCTCCGACAAGGCTTGATCCACCGATGCCTTGCCGGTCATCACCTGTTGATAGCTGGCTTTCACCGCGGGAATGATCTGGCGGGCCACCGGGTGCAGCACGCCGGGTCGGGTCAGCTTGGATTGTTCAACCAGCATCTCCATCACCGGATCGCCTTTGTATAAGTCGGCGGCCGATTTCCGAGGAGGAATGTAACCGGCCATTTTGCAGAATTGGCTCATGTTCTCTTTGTTGGTCAACAATTTGATGAACTCGGCCGCCAGTTCCTTGTTTTTGCTGTTTCCCGGAATGACGTAAAAGCCGGTGGTGCCGAAAGTCGCCTGCTCTTTGTCCTTCAATATCGGACCCAGTTTCCATTCAAACTCGGGGGGTTGATCCTTGAAGATCGCGGCAAAGTTGTTGGGACCGATGAAGACGGCCAATTTCCCGGCGAGAAACTCTTGGATGCCGGTATTGGCGGCCGTCGGGCTGTCTTTGCTGATATATCCCTTTTTGTACATGTCGGATATCAGCCGGTAAGTTTTTTTCGCTTCTTCGCTGTTGATCATCACATTCCCCTGTTCGTCGACGACGTCTCCGCCTGCCTGCCACAGCCAGGGATACAGTCTTTCGTTCGGCGAGCCTCCTCCTTCAAAATTGAGCAAGAATTTTTTCTTTTCCTTCAGCTTCGGCCCCAAGGCGATCAATTCGTCCCATGTCTCGGGGAGATCGTCGGGGTTTGCGCCGATCTCCTTGAGAAGATCCACGTTGTAATAGTTGGTGACCACGCTTTGGAGGATGGGCAGTCCGTACAATTTCCCTTCATGCCGGGCGGCCGCCAAGGCGTTGTCGTTGAAATCCCGGAGATCGTTTTTGTCGAGATACTCGTCCATCGGGGCCAGGATTCCTTTCGCCTTGTAGTCCACCATCATGTCGGGAATGGCATAAAACACATCCGGTCCGCTGTTGGAGGAGATGGCCGTGAGAATTTTCTCCTCCCGGTTTCCCCAGGGAAGTACCTGCAGGTTGACTTTTACCCCGGGATGTTTTTTCTCGAATTCGGCGATGACTTTTTTCCAAAATTCATCTTCCTGGTTGTTCAGTTTCTCCCCGCCGAGGAAGGGATGGGTCCAGATTTCAGTTCGGTTTGCCCGGAGTCGGAAGAGGACGGAGAACACCCGGAAAACAGGGTCAGCAACATGGCGAACATCATCAAGACGATTGCCCGTTTGCCCCCAAACATCATTCTGTTCCCCCTTGATTCTAAATGGTTCCGGTTTGGCGGACCAATCTCCGCGCCAGCGAGGCTCCGAATGGATCGAAAATTTTGATTTCGGACGGCTGCAGATCAATTATAGGGCATCGGGCATGATCCACAAAATGTCCAAAATATTTTTTCAAAGAACCCGCGAACTTTGCCTCGCCCCGGACGCATCATCATCCGGCCCAAAGTCTCTCCTTCAGCAGGGTTTCCATATCGTCCGCGTAAATGGCCACTTTGGTTTCCGAAAGGATGCGGCAATATTTCTTGTTTCGGTATGGCTCAATCTGGTTGGGGCGGACAAATTCAAAGATGGCTTCATAGGGCGGATCCAGTTTGAAGGGCCGAATTCCCTCCATGTGGGTGACGGCGTAAGCCGCCGCCTCTTTGATTTTTTCCCGGGCCTTTTCCGGCTGGAGACAGAGGGCGCTGGTCTCTTTGATCGCTTTTTTGACGGCACAGGTGTGTATGCCGGGAATGATTCGCCTGATTTCTTCGCAAGCCGCTCGGTCTCCGCTCAAAAAGATGGTGGGGATGTCGTATATTCCCGCCCTTAAGGCATTGATTCCCGCCTCTCCGATCGGTGTGCCGTTGAGGGTCAGGGACAGGATGTTTTTGCTGCTGAAGGTGTGGGCCAAGGCGGCCCCGGGGGTTCCCTTCATTGCGTGCTGGCCGATCATCAGGAAGGCGTCGAAGGGACCGTCGTCGATTCCGAACATCGGATCCAAGGGCCTTCCCATGATCAACTGGGCTTCCCTGTGCAGCAGCTCGATGTCGATGCCTCCTGGACCGTGGCCGTCGCAAACGATGATCTCGTGGTTTCCGGTGCTCAGGATCCCTTCGATGGCGGCGTTGACCTCCAGCGTGGTCAACCGCATGGCTTTTTCGTAATGGACGCCTCCGGGGCTGCAATCTTTCTCATAGTCGACCACGCCGCTGACGCCTTCCATGTCGGTCATGATATAAAAGCGCATGGAATCTTCCCCTCTCATCGGTGGATTTCGGGAAAATCAGGGTTCATCCGCGAAGATTGAGGGCGTCGGGACCTGCTCACCCGTGCGGGTCGCCGGTTACGGCGCGTTTTTTCTTCAGGAGGTTCCGCTTTCGCATCAGTTCCTGGACGAAGGTCAGGCGGTAGATTTGCCGGGGTCGGCCTTTGGTGGACACTTTCTCCTCCCCGACGATTTCCACCAGCCGGGCGTCGATCCACTGCAGCAGGATCCGGTGGGCGCTGCGAATCGTGACGCCCAGCACCGCGGCCAGTTCGTGGGCGGTGTAGTCCGTTTTTCCGTCCCGGGCGATCTGGGCGGCCAACTTGCTCATGTAGATGGCGGACATGCCCGCTTTTTCCGCTTCCCGCAGCAGGGTTTCGTCGGTGACGGAGAGTTCGTAAATCATCGGATGGGTCATCTCCACCGGGCCGATGACGCTGCGGTCCTCCCGCACAATAAAGCAGATGTTGCCCCCGAATTCGACGGACTGCCGGAGGGCCATCCGGGCGTGGGTCCCCGCGTCCGTGGCCGATCGGCCGAAGCCGATGCCGATGCTCAGGGTGATGCCCAGGGAGCGATGGGTGTCCTCCAGGAGGGGAAGATACTTATAGCCCCGGGTTTCCCGCTCGAAGACGCCGCGGGTGGTGAAGAAAAGGTATTCTCCTCCCCCCAGGTTGGTCAGATGCCCGTCCAGGTGTTTCACATAGTCCAGCAGCAGCCGGTGAAGGTCCAACTCCAGCCGCTGAATGTCGTGCTCGTAGGAAAACTGGCCGGCGATCTTCCGGTAGTTGTCGATCTGGATCAGGCCCACCACGATTTGCGCCTCTTTGTTCCGGCGGGTCTCGGTGGACAGCAGGGCCCTCTCCAAAGCCACGATCAAGTCCTGCAGAGTGGGAGTGACCCATTCGTGGGGGATGTTCTCCTTTTCCATCTCCTTGGCGACGGCGTGGATGCCGGTCATCGCCGCGCAGTGCGGATGGCTGAGGGCGTATTTTCGGTGGAAGCGGACAATCTCTTCCACCGGCGCCGTGGGCGGACCTTGGAAATAGGCGGCCTCGCGGTTGTTTTCCCCCAGTTCCCCCAGGATTTGCTCCACGTATCGCTTGGGAACGGAATCCACGGAAAGTATTTGGGCGCCGTGCAGGCTCCGGAGCCGGAAGAGGGAGCGGTACAGACCCGTTCCCATCAGGGGGACGTAGTGGGCGGGCACCTTGAACTGAAGGCGGTCCTGGGCCAGTTTGTACCCCCGGTATTCCGGAAACAGAAGGACTTCGACGGTATCCATCAGCTCCGACACGGCGTCCGTCAGCTCCTCCTCGGAAGAGAGGGGACGCAGGTGGGGCACGAAGGTGGGAAAGGATTTCAGCGCCTCCTCGGTGCGGTCCACCAGCGGTTTGGGTCCGATAACGCCGATGGCGATGACGGAATCTCCGGTGGTGAAGGGTTCGCTCATGGACTTCTCCTCCTGAAGCCGGGATGGTGATCGAATAAAAAGACAATTAATCGACTTGTCTATAAAATAAAACATTTCGTATAATAATTGCAAATGTACAAAAAAAATAAATCGTCACACGATTATCTTTCATTTCCGTCAATTTTTGAATTTTTTCGCCCTTAAAGGGGATTTGGGGGGATGACATGACGTTGATCGAAATCGGGATGATCGGTTTGGACACCTCCCATTGCACGGCCTTTGCCCGGCTGTTGAATGATCCGGCCGACGAATTTCACGTGCCGGGGGGAAGAGTGACCGTCGCCTATCCCGGCGGTTCCACGGATTTTGAGCTGAGCCGGTCCCGGGTGGCTGGAATCACCGCGGAGCTGAAGGAACATTACGGCGTCCGCATCGTTTCCTCTCCGGAAGCGGTGGCGGAGCAGTCGGACGCCATCCTCCTGACGGCTGTCGACGGGCGCCTTCATCCGGAGCTTTTCCGGCGGATCGCCCCCTATAAGAAGCCGGTTTTCATCGACAAGCCCTTCGCCGTCAGCTTCCGGGACGCGCGGGAGATGGTCCGCATTGCGGAAAGGCATGGGATTCCCCTGATGAGCGCCTCCGCCCTCCGGTATGCGGAACCCTTGGCGGAGGCCTTGGAGAGCGTAAAAGAGCCGTACGGCTGCGACTGTTTCGGCCCGATGGCGCTCGAGCCGACCCAGCCCGGGCTCTTTTGGTACGGCATTCACGGTGTGGAAATGATGTACGCCGCGCTGGGGGCCGGATGCGTGCGGGTGAGGGTCGTCTCCCATCCCCGGCAGGATGTGGTGGTCGGGGAATGGGAGGACGGCCGGATCGGGACGTACCGGGGAAACCGGGAGGGAAATTCGGCTTTCGGGGCGCTGATTCACGGCAAAATGGGATCCGTGTTCGCGGATGTGACCCGGAGCCGCAAACCCTATTACGCCGCGTTGTTGGAGCAGGTGATGGCGATGTTTCGATCGGGCACGCCGCCTTTGAATGTGGGGGAGACGCTGGAGATCATCCGGTTCATCGAGGCGGCCAACGAAAGCAGGACCACGGGGAAAGCGGTGGAGTTGGATCTTACGAGGCGTGAGGGGGGATAAACGTGAAAATGGCCGATGTGGCGGTCCTCCTGGACCGGGAAGAGGCGCGGAAGCGGTGGAGCCGGGGGGAAAACGCCTTCGGCGGCGAACTGTTTGAAATCCTGTCCCACGGCGGCATTCCCCATCGCCGGGTCTTTGATCCGAAGGAGCTCGGCAAGCCGGATGTTCTGCTCGTCGCCTTGGCGGGGCGGGAGGCGGTTCCCCTGTTGAAGGACGTGGCCGAACGGGGAGGGGAAGTGTTCGTCTTCGGCAGCTTTCCGGAGATGGCCGGCGCGCTGGGGGCGGAGGAGAAGATGATCGAGGGAGCGGGTTATGCATACACGGAGGAGGAAAATAGGCCTCCTCTCCGCTTTCTTCGCGCCTGCCGCTGGAGGGTTTCTTCTTCGGCTCCCTGTTCCGCGAGGGGGGGATTGTACGGCGGAAATCCCGACGGACCCTTTCACGGTCCCCTCTTTCACCGGTTTGCGATCGGGTCGGGGGGCATCACCCACTGGGCGGTGGATCTTCCGGGCACGGTGGTGGGGCTTCAGCAGGGAACCCGTCCGGTGGAAAGGGACGGTTTCCCCGCCCCCGACGGTACGGCGGGGATCGACGACGGCATCCTGAAGGCCGACGACGGGTTCGAGATGGACTGGGAGGTGGACCGGGCCCGGACCGAGACCGGCGAGCGGTATTTCGCCCATCCCTATGCGGATCTGTGGAAGGAGACCCTGATCGGTTCGCTGCTGAAGGCGGCCACCGCCCGGGGGTTGACGCTTCCCTTTGTGGATTACTGGCCCGCCGGCGTGTCACAGGTGGCGATGATTTCCCTGGACAGCGACTGGAATCTGGATGATTCGGCGGAAACCACCCTGCGGCTGTTGAGGGAGTGCGATGTGGCCGCCACCTGGTGCCTGATCGAGCCGGGATACAGCCCCGGGATCTATCCCAAGGTGGCCGCGGAGGGGCATGAATTGGCCTTTCACTATAACGCCTACGAGCCGGACGGAGGGGCCTGGGGGCGGGAGGCGTTTTTAAGGCAACTGGAATGGCTCAGGCGCGCAATCGGGACGGAGCGGGTGGTTTCCAACAAAAACCATTACACCCGGTATGAAGGGTGGGGGGAACTGTTCCGCTGGTGCGAGGAATTCGGCATCCGGTCGGATCAGACCCGGGGTCCGAGCAAAAAGGGGAACATCGGCTTTTTGTTCGGGACGTGCCATCCCTATTTTCCCATCGCCCGGGCAGACGAGGAAAACCGGTTCTACGACGTGTTGGAAATCAGTTTCCTCACCCAGGATGTCAATCTTGGCCGCCTGGCGG
This window of the Planifilum fulgidum genome carries:
- a CDS encoding heparinase II/III domain-containing protein, giving the protein MKHFLILLALLLLLLPLFKLPARAQPSEGEGGKTRSTIYTDEKVANARKNIQRYDWARKMRDNAVQEAEKYLGYGEERLWEMVTPQSLPRSYAVNYELGSPITGKEFNEKYGYRGWLADPLNEPWKLTDPSSGYKFPTNDFESYYKSGLDEHGIFDPKRADKRFLINELYPEKGPDWGVDDGFGWVDEEGNRWTFIAYYNHWHVWHGGVVDNAIRAFRDAYLYTGDLRYARAGIILLDRVADVYPEMDVSVYKEEDGFLNSHGGTGKGKIRGSIWEATAVPNYLSAYDAFFPVVEESGAVEFLRDKAREYKLDNPKDTADAVRKNIEDNLVRQIFPAVKNAQIRGNFGMHQRALAMAAVVLDEPGTTEAWIDWVFQTGGLYSTPDWHLTGGNVMTTLVNQVDRDGFGDEPSTEYNSYWLQQIMDVADVLQGYDRYPKADLYNNVKLRKMFDTRYPLVMVNNYTPTIGDSFKTGNPGIVGTVQEHVKAFEKYRKPVYAQLAHLLNGNTTDGLHGDIFSADPEKVVRDIERVIDEEGPFNPGSINLSGFGFAALRDGKPPSDRGITYKFSELKRIDATAEVTDFLGRIHLETDELGKRLPEAFDIPEDYYDNAGAVQLEAARKGRRISFAFRVPSTDRYRLLVFPLESTGYGRYEIRIDGKKVKEHDFYGTSSSPEPVDLGEFRLTKGTHTISFVNTGKHPEATNYKLGISKLVLKNRAALTQEAKDSRNLRGLWLYYGRNQVGRHGHKDTLNLGLHAFGLDLSPDLGYPDNFKDRTEWVSNTVSHNTVVVDRSKQKDHWVGIPHHFDASSRVQLIDVEAPKVYPQTERYRRTTAMIRVDEENSYAVDFFRVKGGKEHHFSFHGAEGEVTTEGLRLVPQPKGTYAGEDVEFGEKEPDQPDGWEYAGSGFHYLTRVERDRNPSGPFSVDWKIRDTWGVLPQEEDIHLRLTMLSPVDEVALADGYPPKLPGNPKSLRYLIARRSGEDLESQFVSVLEPYKNRRFIRSVEPATLKAGGKKVDSNTAAAVKVTLSDGRVDYIVNSLDPEVTYTVDGKFRFRGFIGVYSEKGGKPVYAYLHDGRLLGPASGPPLLRSHGHIKGTVEEFTRELTDQNRLTVKRTGPAIDPKEIIGKQIFVETDGERNGSYEIREVRPASGNRWVLDLGDITLVRRYKDENNFSKGYVYNLKKGASWRIPLSAEWFGK
- a CDS encoding mandelate racemase/muconate lactonizing enzyme family protein, whose amino-acid sequence is MKLKISRIDVFPLRLPMKQNFLITGGSVGGVDQGAPHVYVRVVDDQGVEGWGEARPSHRWSDETLESVVTTLRRYIAPALTGVDAEDLETVHRIMNREIKGALGIGQPIAKAAVDTALHDLIGKGRNVRLSGLWLGPFRDTLRLSYLISTPDPEEAAEKARHAREAGFRGVDVKIGLDPRRDVEVLEAVKAAAPDLFFRVDANQAYTLPQAVRLAKRMEALGVDVFEQPLPAGDLFGHAELRRKIHLPVALDESVWTPGDVIRAVRLGACDAIVVKCTKMGGLSGAKRCGEIAREAGLELLGGGLTESSLGLAASAHLFNYLGIETPVDLNGPFFLKEDPVREGPQILQGGTVRLPDRPGIGCRVEEADVERYLAE
- a CDS encoding carbohydrate ABC transporter permease, translating into MPKHTLTGPLKKTALYLLLALFAAVYFGPFLVMLGGSFNDIPEFVADPLFWIPRDFTWDNYTVILREESFLRWFLNSVIITVVPVASQVFFCTLIGYIFARKDFPWKETIFWILMAIIMVPRQMLIIPNYILFSWLGWINTYWVFIIPELWGILGVFLMRQFMQSIPRELDDAAKMDGAGDLKIFFHVILPLSKPAMAAVGTFAFIGNWNDLFTPLIFTNSEEMYPLTVGLATLLGKEGNFGLQMASAAISFIPTFLVYLFFQRYFTQGIALSGLK
- a CDS encoding sugar ABC transporter permease is translated as MPVVTSFVVIAGIWAWLFKGSEDGIVNYILGWFGIPPQVYFSDERLALIVLAMLSVFKVSGGMMIYYLAGLKGIPDHLYEAAAIDGATGWRRFWYITFPLLKPTHFYVAVVTTIGSFQVFDSAFLLTDGGPNYATTTIVYYMYQTGFQFLQLGYASVLAYLLFMIILSVSLIQRKFLGREISFY
- a CDS encoding ABC transporter substrate-binding protein encodes the protein MFSVLFRLRANRTEIWTHPFLGGEKLNNQEDEFWKKVIAEFEKKHPGVKVNLQVLPWGNREEKILTAISSNSGPDVFYAIPDMMVDYKAKGILAPMDEYLDKNDLRDFNDNALAAARHEGKLYGLPILQSVVTNYYNVDLLKEIGANPDDLPETWDELIALGPKLKEKKKFLLNFEGGGSPNERLYPWLWQAGGDVVDEQGNVMINSEEAKKTYRLISDMYKKGYISKDSPTAANTGIQEFLAGKLAVFIGPNNFAAIFKDQPPEFEWKLGPILKDKEQATFGTTGFYVIPGNSKNKELAAEFIKLLTNKENMSQFCKMAGYIPPRKSAADLYKGDPVMEMLVEQSKLTRPGVLHPVARQIIPAVKASYQQVMTGKASVDQALSELEKSIRQTIEQNGS
- a CDS encoding M55 family metallopeptidase — translated: MRFYIMTDMEGVSGVVDYEKDCSPGGVHYEKAMRLTTLEVNAAIEGILSTGNHEIIVCDGHGPGGIDIELLHREAQLIMGRPLDPMFGIDDGPFDAFLMIGQHAMKGTPGAALAHTFSSKNILSLTLNGTPIGEAGINALRAGIYDIPTIFLSGDRAACEEIRRIIPGIHTCAVKKAIKETSALCLQPEKAREKIKEAAAYAVTHMEGIRPFKLDPPYEAIFEFVRPNQIEPYRNKKYCRILSETKVAIYADDMETLLKERLWAG
- a CDS encoding Gfo/Idh/MocA family protein, whose translation is MTLIEIGMIGLDTSHCTAFARLLNDPADEFHVPGGRVTVAYPGGSTDFELSRSRVAGITAELKEHYGVRIVSSPEAVAEQSDAILLTAVDGRLHPELFRRIAPYKKPVFIDKPFAVSFRDAREMVRIAERHGIPLMSASALRYAEPLAEALESVKEPYGCDCFGPMALEPTQPGLFWYGIHGVEMMYAALGAGCVRVRVVSHPRQDVVVGEWEDGRIGTYRGNREGNSAFGALIHGKMGSVFADVTRSRKPYYAALLEQVMAMFRSGTPPLNVGETLEIIRFIEAANESRTTGKAVELDLTRREGG